In Tripterygium wilfordii isolate XIE 37 chromosome 15, ASM1340144v1, whole genome shotgun sequence, one DNA window encodes the following:
- the LOC120016039 gene encoding probable carotenoid cleavage dioxygenase 4, chloroplastic: protein MDAFSSSFLSASPPSKLLFSSPPSPYNKLRQPLQISSVHLEEKPATPTARPPSTTTSNGRAPKPSPSPSLPAKSKLSPPIKRRVEPKVPAIILNAFDDIINNFIDPPLRPSVDPRYVLSDNFAPVSELPPTECEVIEGSLPPCLDGAYIRNGPNPQYLPRGPYHLFDGDGMLHSIRISQGKATLCSRYVNTYKYKIECDAGVPLIPNVFSGFNGLTASAARGAVTAARVLTGQFNPANGIGLANTSLAFFGNRLYALGESDLPYAVRLTPDGDIETVGRHDFEGKLVMSMTAHPKLEPETGEAFAFRYGPVPPFLTFFWFDKKGNKQPDVPIFSMTRPSFLHDFAITKKYAIFADIQIVMNPVEMINGGAPVGSDPSKVCRIGIIPRYARDESEIRWFDVPGFNIIHAINAWDEEEEDAVVMIAPNILSVEHTLERMDLVHALVEKVRIDLKTGIVTRHPVSARNLDFAVINQAFTGRKNKYVYAGVGDPMPKISGVVKLDVSKGERQECTVATRMFGPGCYGGEPFFVAREQKNPEAEEDDGYVMSYVHNEKTGESKFLVMDAKTPDLEIVAAVKLPQRVPYGFHGLFIRESDLKRL from the coding sequence ATGGAtgccttctcttcttcctttctctCTGCATCACCACCTTCAAAGCTCCTCTTCTCCTCACCCCCATCTCCTTATAATAAACTTCGTCAGCCTCTTCAGATTTCCTCCGTTCACTTGGAAGAGAAGCCCGCCACACCCACAGCAAGACCACCAAGCACCACCACCTCTAACGGCAGAGCACCAAAACCATCACCTTCACCTTCTTTGCCTGCAAAATCAAAGTTATCTCCTCCGATAAAGAGACGGGTGGAGCCAAAAGTACCCGCAATCATACTCAATGCCTTTGATGATATCATCAACAACTTCATAGACCCTCCTCTCCGACCATCCGTCGACCCAAGATATGTGCTGTCCGATAACTTTGCTCCAGTCTCCGAGCTTCCTCCGACGGAGTGTGAGGTGATAGAGGGATCCCTCCCTCCATGTCTAGACGGTGCATATATTCGCAACGGCCCAAATCCCCAGTACCTTCCACGCGGCCCTTACCACCTATTTGACGGCGATGGCATGCTTCATTCCATTCGAATCTCTCAAGGGAAAGCTACCCTTTGCAGCCGCTACGTTAACACGTATAAGTACAAAATCGAGTGTGATGCTGGCGTTCCTCTAATTCCCAATGTATTCTCCGGCTTCAATGGTCTCACAGCCTCCGCCGCACGGGGAGCTGTCACCGCAGCTCGAGTTCTCACTGGTCAATTCAACCCGGCGAATGGAATTGGTTTAGCAAACACGAGTTTGGCTTTCTTTGGGAACCGCTTGTACGCACTAGGGGAGTCTGATCTTCCCTATGCCGTTCGGTTAACGCCAGACGGAGACATAGAGACGGTGGGTCGCCATGATTTCGAGGGGAAGCTCGTGATGAGCATGACGGCACATCCCAAGTTAGAGCCTGAAACAGGGGAGGCCTTCGCGTTCCGGTATGGTCCAGTGCCACCCTTTTTAACCTTCTTCTGGTTCGACAAGAAGGGGAACAAGCAGCCAGACGTGCCCATATTCTCCATGACTCGTCCTTCTTTCCTCCATGACTTCGCCATCACCAAGAAGTACGCCATCTTCGCCGACATACAGATCGTGATGAACCCAGTTGAAATGATCAACGGTGGAGCCCCTGTTGGCTCCGACCCCTCCAAAGTCTGTAGAATTGGAATCATCCCCAGATACGCCAGGGACGAATCAGAGATAAGGTGGTTCGATGTGCCGGGATTCAACATCATACACGCCATCAATGCTTgggatgaagaagaggaggacgCCGTGGTGATGATCGCACCCAACATACTTTCAGTCGAGCATACTCTGGAGCGGATGGATCTGGTTCATGCCTTGGTGGAGAAAGTGAGAATCGACCTCAAAACAGGCATTGTAACAAGGCATCCAGTGTCGGCAAGGAATCTGGACTTCGCAGTGATAAATCAGGCTTTCACGGGAAGAAAGAATAAATACGTGTATGCAGGAGTAGGCGATCCAATGCCAAAGATATCAGGAGTGGTGAAGCTCGACGTCTCGAAAGGAGAGCGGCAGGAGTGCACGGTGGCTACCCGGATGTTCGGGCCGGGTTGCTACGGAGGAGAGCCCTTCTTCGTGGCCAGGGAACAGAAAAATCCAGAGGCAGAAGAGGATGATGGGTACGTGATGTCGTATGTCCACAATGAGAAAACAGGGGAGTCGAAGTTCCTGGTGATGGATGCAAAGACGCCGGACCTTGAAATAGTGGCCGCCGTTAAACTGCCACAAAGGGTGCCTTACGGCTTCCATGGACTCTTCATCAGGGAAAGTGACCTAAAAAGGCTGTAG